The proteins below come from a single Oscillospiraceae bacterium genomic window:
- a CDS encoding DUF6076 domain-containing protein: MNQELMTLDFWQDTVIYEGKTLPVGALACDALNVPADTIAKMNEQCEKINLLLGILNAGQDASALCPIATEAALTMLDILSQTPPFSYMNISKHRERIEKVFTVDNALKYVEFAIKAATNSLQFEEIQNFADAMMLQRYTAVFGHLAYSLGEYQTAMLDFAEKSDGNEAERTAEGFAKMFGDYFPPEFSITEGNAWMSTLNNSVQYISVIRPGEKVAKLVKRMHYVSFVGMFRSDLFEGLCVGHAPKKCKICGKWFLTTNARHTKYCGGYAPGDKLHRTCRQIGNLKGREQRELADDHPVKQIYEKRLNTINRYVKRGTLDADLAEVMKKLAKDKMLRALSNVAYAKGDYEKEMGQAALKKEAKLRTK; encoded by the coding sequence ATGAACCAAGAACTGATGACATTGGATTTTTGGCAGGATACGGTCATATATGAGGGAAAAACACTTCCTGTCGGCGCTCTTGCCTGTGATGCGCTGAATGTCCCTGCGGATACCATCGCAAAGATGAACGAGCAATGCGAGAAAATCAATCTGCTGCTTGGAATATTAAACGCCGGACAGGATGCTTCTGCACTCTGTCCTATTGCAACGGAAGCTGCTCTGACGATGCTTGATATTCTCAGTCAAACACCGCCGTTCTCCTATATGAATATCTCAAAGCACAGAGAACGGATTGAAAAAGTCTTTACTGTGGACAATGCGCTGAAATATGTGGAGTTTGCCATAAAAGCCGCAACCAATTCTTTGCAATTTGAAGAAATCCAGAACTTTGCCGATGCGATGATGCTCCAACGCTATACCGCAGTTTTCGGGCATCTGGCATACTCCCTTGGGGAATACCAAACGGCCATGCTTGATTTTGCAGAAAAATCAGACGGCAATGAAGCAGAACGCACCGCAGAGGGTTTTGCAAAAATGTTCGGCGACTATTTTCCGCCGGAGTTCTCTATCACGGAGGGCAATGCCTGGATGTCTACTTTGAATAATTCCGTTCAGTATATATCGGTCATCCGTCCCGGCGAAAAAGTTGCGAAGCTGGTCAAGCGGATGCACTATGTATCCTTTGTAGGGATGTTCCGGTCTGATCTTTTTGAGGGCTTATGTGTTGGTCATGCCCCGAAAAAATGCAAAATCTGCGGCAAGTGGTTCCTCACCACCAACGCAAGGCACACCAAATACTGCGGCGGCTATGCACCGGGGGACAAGCTGCACCGCACTTGCCGACAGATCGGCAACCTGAAAGGCAGAGAACAACGGGAGCTTGCGGACGATCATCCGGTGAAACAGATTTATGAGAAACGGCTGAACACCATAAACCGCTATGTGAAGCGTGGTACTCTGGACGCTGATCTTGCAGAGGTTATGAAAAAGCTGGCAAAGGATAAAATGCTTCGAGCGCTGAGCAATGTCGCCTATGCCAAAGGTGATTACGAAAAAGAGATGGGACAGGCTGCTTTGAAGAAAGAAGCAAAATTACGGACGAAATGA
- a CDS encoding ABC transporter ATP-binding protein, whose protein sequence is MKPILNIENLTKIYGNVPSQTKALNGITFQVMPGEFLGIMGSSGSGKSTLLNCIATVIQPTGGSIQVEGDTLQSLKGKALAEYRGKKVGYLFQNFELLDNLTGRENILLPTSLHGVSEAESSQRLKQLADYLEITDVLDKFPSKMSGGQRQRVAAARALILHPQMILADEPTGALDSKNARSLMEKLSGLNRDEQATILMVTHDSNAASFCKRILFIQDGVIFHELRRGDESQQEFYGRILKVMAQLGGGSANVL, encoded by the coding sequence ATGAAACCCATTTTGAATATTGAAAATTTAACAAAAATCTATGGCAATGTGCCAAGTCAAACAAAGGCACTGAATGGGATCACCTTCCAGGTGATGCCGGGAGAGTTTCTCGGCATTATGGGAAGCAGCGGTTCCGGTAAATCCACACTGCTCAATTGTATTGCGACTGTGATTCAACCCACAGGTGGAAGCATTCAGGTGGAAGGCGATACTCTGCAATCCCTCAAGGGAAAGGCTCTTGCAGAGTACCGTGGCAAAAAAGTTGGTTATCTATTCCAGAACTTTGAATTGCTGGACAACCTGACTGGCAGGGAAAACATCCTGCTCCCGACTTCCTTGCATGGGGTATCCGAAGCAGAAAGCAGCCAGCGGCTGAAGCAGTTGGCTGACTATCTGGAAATCACTGATGTTCTGGATAAGTTTCCGTCCAAGATGTCCGGCGGCCAGCGTCAGCGTGTTGCGGCAGCAAGGGCTCTGATCTTACATCCCCAAATGATCCTTGCCGATGAACCGACGGGTGCGCTGGATTCTAAGAACGCAAGAAGTCTTATGGAGAAGCTGTCCGGCCTGAATCGTGACGAACAAGCTACGATCCTGATGGTAACCCATGATTCCAATGCCGCCAGCTTTTGCAAGCGCATTCTGTTCATCCAGGACGGCGTGATCTTTCATGAGCTTCGGCGTGGAGACGAAAGCCAGCAGGAGTTCTACGGGCGCATCCTGAAGGTGATGGCGCAACTGGGAGGGGGCAGCGCAAATGTTCTCTAA
- a CDS encoding ABC transporter permease, whose product MFSNLILRNSHRSRKENGLFFSSLVISIVAFYMILSISTQDVMLFLQKMESDAVDKLLLLIPAFYGMTLGILFFLIYFACKYQFERRRHEFGVYLMLGMRRSKLFGMLLAEDFLTSILAMLIGLPVAVVLSEIVSLVTAKLVGMGIIGHQFSLSWSAIEWTLAGFLAIKLTALLILSGRISRQEIGTLLSQPTNRPKKQMPSVIYGLAAICGSVMLAVAYYMAIQGIAWTKVSMMGLTLLLGIVGTMLLFYGMRALIALIVKKGKGNKQLHVFTFRQIQENVIHQSTSMAISSLLILAALCCFGAGVGIAGTNSLSSGHVIDYTFEDHTAEDSSQVLPNIKAALKENGLENQFSELFEMRVGRIRTTEDYDNAYSMDAVMDSLRSLPQSEDRDVLLNNLGYATYPYLICLSDYNRLLELSGKPALQLGEKEAAVYIDTEFTTVSRTAMLNQVLAGQPKVELDGSPIHLTGEVQSVNLVTDRSITLSFALILPDEAFLYYSQGMYDTYVNAVLSEQALDGNSLMTAYLDLNEKLDETGIEYESYLQNIGRQLFYTIASSYITLYLAIVFLVVANTIVGVQFLMSQQKTGRRYQTLIRLGATYETLCQSAGKQITWFMGLPVLVAAVSSLFGVRALFTGILSSRTRGTVSEMLLVSAAMILLLCVIEYIYMRVVKRSSDRYLLTLMQPQREE is encoded by the coding sequence ATGTTCTCTAATCTCATTCTTCGGAACAGCCACCGCAGCCGAAAGGAAAACGGTCTGTTTTTCAGCTCCCTGGTGATTTCTATTGTTGCCTTTTACATGATTCTTTCCATCTCCACTCAAGATGTGATGCTCTTTTTGCAGAAAATGGAGAGTGACGCAGTTGACAAACTCCTGCTTCTGATTCCTGCGTTTTATGGGATGACCCTCGGTATTCTGTTCTTTTTGATCTATTTTGCCTGCAAGTATCAGTTCGAGCGCAGACGGCATGAGTTTGGTGTTTATCTAATGTTGGGGATGCGTAGAAGTAAACTGTTTGGTATGCTTCTGGCGGAAGATTTCCTGACCAGTATTCTTGCCATGCTCATAGGCTTACCTGTGGCTGTGGTGCTTTCAGAAATTGTCAGTCTTGTCACCGCCAAGCTGGTAGGCATGGGGATCATCGGTCATCAGTTTTCTTTATCCTGGTCTGCAATTGAATGGACGCTGGCAGGATTTCTGGCAATTAAGCTGACGGCACTTCTGATTTTGAGTGGACGAATCAGCCGCCAGGAGATCGGTACTTTGCTATCCCAGCCAACGAACCGCCCCAAAAAGCAAATGCCATCTGTTATCTATGGACTGGCTGCTATATGCGGAAGTGTGATGTTGGCAGTGGCTTACTACATGGCGATTCAGGGAATTGCATGGACAAAGGTAAGTATGATGGGACTGACTTTGCTGTTGGGCATAGTTGGTACGATGCTGCTTTTCTATGGGATGCGTGCGCTGATTGCTTTGATTGTTAAGAAAGGAAAAGGAAATAAGCAGCTTCATGTATTTACCTTCCGGCAGATTCAGGAGAATGTTATTCATCAGTCAACCTCCATGGCCATCAGCTCCCTGCTGATTCTGGCGGCGCTGTGTTGTTTTGGTGCGGGCGTAGGAATTGCAGGAACGAATAGCCTGTCTTCTGGCCATGTAATCGACTATACTTTTGAAGATCATACTGCAGAAGATTCATCGCAGGTTCTTCCGAATATAAAGGCAGCCCTGAAAGAAAACGGTTTGGAAAATCAATTTTCAGAGCTTTTTGAAATGAGGGTTGGGCGTATTCGCACCACAGAAGATTATGATAATGCCTACAGCATGGACGCTGTTATGGACTCTCTTCGGAGCCTGCCCCAGTCGGAAGACCGGGATGTCCTTCTGAACAATCTTGGTTATGCCACATACCCATATTTGATTTGTTTATCGGACTATAATCGTTTGTTGGAATTGTCCGGCAAACCGGCTCTCCAATTAGGCGAAAAGGAGGCCGCTGTCTATATTGATACAGAGTTTACTACGGTAAGCCGTACCGCAATGCTGAACCAAGTATTGGCCGGACAGCCCAAGGTGGAACTGGATGGTAGTCCGATTCATCTTACAGGAGAGGTTCAGTCTGTGAATTTGGTCACGGACCGTTCTATAACCTTGTCCTTTGCATTGATTCTTCCGGATGAAGCATTCCTATATTATAGCCAGGGAATGTATGATACCTATGTCAATGCGGTGCTCAGTGAGCAGGCTCTGGATGGAAATAGCCTTATGACTGCATATTTGGATTTGAACGAGAAGCTGGACGAAACTGGCATTGAATATGAAAGCTATCTTCAGAATATAGGTCGTCAGCTTTTCTACACCATAGCATCCAGTTATATTACCCTCTATCTTGCGATTGTTTTCCTGGTAGTTGCCAACACCATCGTGGGTGTTCAGTTCCTGATGAGTCAGCAGAAAACCGGGCGCAGATACCAGACCCTGATCCGCCTGGGAGCTACTTACGAAACCCTTTGCCAGTCTGCTGGAAAGCAAATTACCTGGTTTATGGGACTTCCTGTATTGGTTGCGGCTGTCAGCAGTCTGTTTGGAGTCAGGGCGTTATTTACAGGGATACTCTCGTCCCGAACCCGTGGGACAGTGTCTGAAATGCTGCTTGTATCTGCTGCTATGATTTTACTACTTTGCGTGATAGAATATATTTATATGAGAGTGGTCAAGCGCTCCAGTGATCGGTATTTGCTGACACTGATGCAGCCGCAGAGAGAAGAATAA
- a CDS encoding response regulator transcription factor produces MKRIAVVEDEVYMREELCDMLQKDGYLVEAITEFEDAARLLAALRPDLVILDLNLPEISGFQICQELKNKTAIPVLVLTSRDQVKDELQAFQLGADEYLTKPCRKDRLLARVSNILKRYEGRTNLIEGPDFLLDQQTYTLYIHNTSVVLPKNQGKLLVALLSGGDALVTTEQLCMALWGTTEYIDENALQVNLTRLKKTMSALEMKQRIVAVRGMGYRLEAEVSL; encoded by the coding sequence ATGAAAAGAATTGCTGTTGTGGAAGATGAAGTCTATATGCGGGAAGAACTCTGCGATATGCTCCAAAAGGACGGCTATCTTGTGGAGGCAATTACCGAGTTTGAAGATGCCGCTCGGCTCTTGGCAGCCCTCCGCCCTGACCTTGTGATCTTAGACCTGAACTTGCCGGAGATCAGTGGCTTTCAAATCTGCCAGGAGCTAAAGAATAAAACTGCTATCCCCGTCCTGGTGCTGACTTCCAGAGATCAGGTAAAGGATGAACTGCAAGCGTTCCAGTTGGGTGCCGATGAATATTTGACGAAGCCGTGCAGAAAAGATCGACTTCTTGCCAGGGTATCCAATATTCTCAAAAGGTATGAAGGCCGTACCAATCTCATAGAGGGACCAGATTTCCTGTTAGACCAGCAGACCTACACGCTTTATATTCATAATACCTCTGTGGTGCTTCCAAAAAATCAGGGAAAACTGTTGGTCGCTCTTTTGTCCGGCGGCGATGCTCTGGTCACGACGGAGCAGCTTTGCATGGCACTATGGGGAACCACGGAATACATAGATGAAAATGCCTTGCAGGTTAACCTAACCCGGCTGAAAAAAACGATGTCCGCCCTTGAAATGAAGCAGCGAATCGTTGCAGTTCGAGGAATGGGCTACCGTTTGGAAGCGGAGGTGTCTCTATGA
- a CDS encoding sensor histidine kinase: MKQLWHMIERYYPWLLLLLGVDCFCAVILWISDIQVFQTLIGLVVLTSILLFSAILFVLNKRENTHMELFRDFLSDPTICNEERLLSAISQKEGESVRFLASVLREYKNESNNMADALRDYEEYVEGWAHEAKTPLSLLTMLLDNRNDEISPSLQAKLDYVRSQLQEDVTQMLYYARLKSSTKDYRFEDVNLNDCLGEVLEDYAPLLEEKHFVILNKLQSETVYTDRRGLQFMLGQIVSNAIKYSSDSPMLTISVIHSETADILSVEDNGIGVKKYNLPYIFQKGFTGDSTDSRKKATGMGLYLVKKMADDLNLHLEAASQWGKSFKIVIFFPKLRSNGGK; encoded by the coding sequence ATGAAGCAGCTTTGGCACATGATAGAACGGTACTACCCCTGGCTTCTGTTGCTGCTGGGCGTGGATTGCTTTTGCGCTGTCATTCTTTGGATTTCTGACATTCAGGTATTTCAAACCTTGATCGGGTTAGTAGTTCTGACGAGCATCCTTTTGTTTTCAGCGATTCTGTTTGTACTAAACAAGAGGGAGAACACCCACATGGAACTGTTCCGAGATTTCCTCAGTGATCCTACCATCTGCAATGAAGAACGGCTGCTCAGTGCCATTAGTCAGAAAGAAGGAGAATCTGTCCGATTTTTGGCTTCGGTTTTACGGGAATACAAAAACGAGAGTAACAATATGGCGGATGCCCTACGGGACTATGAAGAATACGTGGAGGGCTGGGCACATGAAGCGAAAACGCCCCTATCGTTGCTGACCATGCTCTTGGATAACCGGAACGATGAAATCTCTCCTTCCCTGCAAGCAAAGCTGGATTATGTCCGCAGTCAGCTTCAGGAGGATGTCACGCAGATGCTGTACTATGCCCGGTTGAAGAGCAGTACAAAGGATTACCGATTTGAGGATGTCAATTTGAATGACTGCTTGGGTGAAGTTCTGGAGGACTATGCCCCACTTCTTGAAGAGAAGCATTTTGTCATTCTCAACAAACTGCAATCTGAAACAGTCTATACAGACCGTAGAGGACTTCAGTTTATGTTGGGACAAATCGTTAGCAATGCCATCAAATATAGCAGCGATAGTCCCATGCTTACAATTTCCGTGATACATTCGGAGACTGCAGATATCCTTTCTGTTGAAGATAACGGCATTGGCGTAAAAAAATATAATCTGCCGTACATTTTTCAAAAGGGCTTTACCGGGGATTCTACTGACAGCAGAAAGAAGGCTACCGGTATGGGACTTTACCTGGTTAAGAAGATGGCCGACGATCTAAATCTTCATCTGGAAGCAGCTTCCCAGTGGGGAAAGAGCTTCAAGATTGTCATCTTCTTTCCTAAATTGAGATCCAACGGAGGGAAATAA
- a CDS encoding DUF6061 family protein: MKTLISCAYNMDNCCVEVKFSDGSMIAIDTIVVENEIADNMYQRSELDYLIYNAPLEYADLILNGDPETYLKTVTEYKPWDS; encoded by the coding sequence ATGAAAACCTTAATATCTTGTGCCTACAATATGGATAATTGCTGTGTGGAAGTGAAATTCAGCGACGGCAGTATGATTGCGATTGACACTATCGTCGTTGAGAACGAGATTGCTGACAATATGTATCAGCGGTCAGAGCTGGATTATTTGATCTACAACGCTCCTTTGGAGTATGCAGACCTTATCTTGAACGGCGATCCCGAAACCTATTTGAAAACTGTAACAGAATACAAGCCTTGGGATAGCTGA
- a CDS encoding class I SAM-dependent methyltransferase gives MLNSKEFDLWADGYDKAVGLSDEGNTYPFAGYKKVLGFIFQTIMESENAVVLDIGFGTGTLTTKLYEHGCSIYGQDFSSRMIALASEKMPNAHLYQGDFSKGLVEPLRSCRYDYIVATYSLHHLTDAQKRSFLSDLRSYLKENGKIIIGDVAFETREALEQCKWKAGDAWDPDEIYFVVEELRKDFPALSFTQMSDCAGVLMLG, from the coding sequence ATGCTGAACAGCAAGGAATTTGACCTTTGGGCTGATGGGTATGACAAAGCGGTCGGCCTTTCTGATGAGGGAAATACCTATCCCTTTGCCGGTTATAAAAAGGTGCTCGGGTTCATTTTTCAGACCATAATGGAATCAGAAAATGCCGTTGTGCTGGATATCGGGTTCGGAACAGGCACATTGACAACCAAACTGTACGAGCACGGTTGCTCCATCTATGGGCAGGATTTTTCGTCAAGAATGATTGCTTTGGCATCTGAGAAAATGCCAAACGCACATTTATATCAGGGGGACTTTTCAAAAGGGCTTGTTGAGCCTTTGCGAAGCTGCCGCTATGATTATATTGTTGCGACATACTCTCTGCATCATTTGACGGATGCGCAAAAGAGAAGCTTTCTGTCAGACCTGCGCAGCTATTTAAAGGAGAACGGCAAAATCATCATCGGTGATGTTGCCTTTGAGACACGCGAGGCTTTAGAGCAGTGCAAATGGAAGGCCGGCGATGCATGGGATCCTGATGAAATCTACTTTGTCGTTGAAGAATTAAGAAAAGATTTCCCGGCTCTTTCCTTTACGCAAATGTCTGATTGTGCAGGCGTCCTGATGTTAGGCTGA
- a CDS encoding GHKL domain-containing protein codes for MNHLVMTSLLMVATHIACFAAMTERKYSVKKTLLLYGLYALFFIVWALLAFMLLGKTSPHVISFSFVGTIVPAVALFLYTSADSFSKKLFLILTYANIFCIILCLSVLLCDSLLPGLSSVGQIYARSIVRIALTVPAILLYLRHARPYMRTVPGDKKRTWYSISLVSALFLFVFSLLVALIMRNTRDTVYSMLFGTTTVIFVAVLWVIFGTIQSMSAEARMELISQNVQYLQGQLATARENAMAAKAMRHDFRHHMQNLALLLQQEKPQEAEHYIEEFIHSLDTASQIDFCPHVTVNAILNNFYNRTQKEGIAVSVTAEVPEDTAIADMDFVAILSNLLENACNGCTACGSHGKITVSLRIKKGKLVIVCSNPCAPGLVIVDDMIEPKGTGIESILMAVDKYDGNIRYHLQDGIVTASLVLNC; via the coding sequence ATGAATCATCTGGTTATGACCTCCCTGCTTATGGTGGCAACGCATATCGCCTGCTTTGCCGCAATGACCGAGCGGAAGTATTCGGTCAAAAAGACCCTGCTGCTCTACGGGCTTTACGCCTTGTTCTTTATCGTATGGGCCTTGCTGGCGTTTATGCTGCTGGGCAAGACCTCCCCGCATGTGATCTCCTTCTCGTTTGTGGGCACCATCGTACCGGCCGTTGCGCTGTTTTTGTACACCTCGGCCGACTCCTTCAGCAAAAAGCTGTTCCTGATCCTCACCTATGCAAACATCTTCTGCATCATACTCTGTCTTTCGGTTTTGCTGTGTGACAGTCTGCTGCCGGGCCTGTCGAGCGTTGGGCAGATATACGCGCGCAGCATCGTGCGCATAGCGCTGACTGTACCGGCAATCCTGCTGTATCTGCGCCATGCCCGCCCGTATATGCGCACGGTACCGGGGGACAAAAAACGGACATGGTATTCCATCTCGCTTGTATCGGCGCTGTTTTTATTTGTGTTTTCCCTGCTGGTCGCACTCATCATGCGCAATACGCGCGACACCGTGTATTCCATGCTGTTTGGCACGACCACGGTGATTTTCGTTGCCGTTCTCTGGGTCATATTCGGCACGATCCAATCCATGAGCGCCGAGGCGCGGATGGAGCTGATCAGCCAAAATGTGCAATACCTGCAGGGGCAGCTTGCCACCGCGCGGGAAAACGCCATGGCAGCCAAGGCCATGCGCCATGATTTCCGGCATCATATGCAGAATCTTGCGCTGCTGCTCCAGCAGGAAAAGCCGCAGGAGGCAGAGCATTATATTGAGGAATTTATCCACAGTCTGGACACCGCAAGCCAGATCGATTTTTGCCCGCATGTCACGGTCAACGCTATTCTGAACAATTTTTACAACCGCACGCAGAAGGAGGGCATTGCCGTTTCGGTGACAGCCGAGGTGCCCGAGGATACGGCGATTGCCGACATGGACTTTGTGGCGATCCTTTCCAATCTGCTGGAAAACGCGTGCAACGGCTGTACGGCGTGCGGCTCCCACGGAAAGATCACGGTAAGCCTCCGCATAAAAAAGGGGAAGCTCGTGATCGTGTGCAGCAACCCCTGTGCCCCCGGCCTTGTGATCGTGGACGATATGATCGAGCCGAAGGGCACCGGCATTGAAAGCATCCTGATGGCGGTCGACAAATACGACGGCA